One segment of Streptomyces sp. YIM 121038 DNA contains the following:
- a CDS encoding MbtH family protein: MTNPFDNENGSFLVLVNDEGQHSLWPVFAEIPDGWTTAHGAAGREECLAYIEENWTDMRPKSLVAEMDRTAAP, from the coding sequence ATGACCAATCCCTTCGACAATGAGAACGGCAGCTTCCTCGTCCTGGTCAACGACGAGGGCCAGCATTCGCTGTGGCCGGTATTCGCGGAGATTCCCGACGGCTGGACCACCGCGCACGGGGCGGCGGGCCGCGAGGAATGCCTCGCGTACATCGAGGAGAACTGGACGGACATGCGGCCCAAGAGCCTCGTGGCGGAGATGGACAGGACCGCGGCACCCTAG